One Microbacterium trichothecenolyticum DNA window includes the following coding sequences:
- a CDS encoding response regulator transcription factor: protein MTSSNSAVVIEDDLDIRTLIAAVLADEGFDVHAAPNGIDGIELVRRYTPLITTLDVSMPGIDGFEAARRIRAFSSTRILMLTARIDALDRLTGSTPEADDYLTKPFRPRELRERVRKLTAPL, encoded by the coding sequence ATGACATCTTCGAACAGCGCGGTGGTGATCGAAGATGATCTCGATATCCGCACGCTGATCGCCGCTGTTCTCGCAGACGAGGGTTTCGACGTCCACGCGGCGCCGAACGGTATCGACGGCATCGAGCTCGTCCGTCGGTACACCCCCCTCATCACGACCCTCGACGTGAGCATGCCCGGGATCGACGGATTCGAGGCGGCTCGCCGTATCCGTGCGTTCAGCTCCACCAGGATCCTGATGCTCACGGCACGCATCGACGCTCTCGATCGGCTGACGGGCTCGACCCCCGAAGCCGATGACTATCTGACCAAGCCCTTCCGTCCGCGAGAGCTGCGCGAGCGCGTGCGAAAGCTCACAGCCCCGCTCTGA
- the uvrA gene encoding excinuclease ABC subunit UvrA encodes MPIVPVVPAPSSAPSGSSGKLSVRGARVHNLKDVDLDIPRDALVVFTGLSGSGKSSLAFDTIFAEGQRRYVESLSAYARQFLGQVDRPDVDFIEGLSPAVSIDQKSTNRNPRSTVGTITEIHDYMRLLWARIGVPHCPDCGARIQRQTVQQIADQLMELPERTRYQIVAPVVTQKKGEFVDLFKELSAKGYARAVVDGELVQLAEPPTLKKSYKHDIAVVVDRLVASGDNLSRVTDSVETAMGLAGGIMQVNFVDEEGDDAWQSFSEKLACPNGHPLQLTEIEPRTFSFNAPFGACPVCSGLGTRMSVDVDLMLGDEELSIRDGAILPWTTQGKGLFQYYERLLEGLARDLDFSLDTPWKDLSHDVQQAVLRGENYKVTVKWKNRYGREMRYSSGFEGVVPYIERQYLQAESDAQRQRWSEYLREVPCAVCDGDRLKPEVLAVLVDNTSIAAASRMSLADAREFFSKLTLTEREATIAAAVLREIRARLDFLLQVGLNYLSLGRAAGTLSGGEAQRIRLATQIGSGLTGVLYVLDEPSIGLHQRDNRRLIQTLETLRDLGNTLIVVEHDEETIHAADWVVDIGPRAGVDGGNVVHSGPLAELLEDERSLTGAYLSGRRAIEAPKKRRKIDKKRQVTVVGARENNLQNVTVDFPLGVLTSVTGVSGSGKSTLVNGILYEVLASKLNGARRVPGKHTRVTGLDNLDKVVHVDQAPIGRTPRSNPATYTGVFDRIRSLFAETPEAKVRGYQAGRFSFNVKGGRCEACSGDGTLKIEMNFLPDVYVDCEVCHGKRYNRDTLSVHYKGKNIAEVLEMPISEAADFFEPIQAIHRYLKTLVDVGLGYVRLGQSATTLSGGEAQRVKLATELQRRSNGRSIYVLDEPTTGLHFEDVSLLLKVLNGLVDKGNTVIVIEHNLDVIKSSDWVIDLGPEGGAGGGTIVATGTPEQVAKVEESHTGAFLAELLETGRTGTQRNAAALDARSAEPELVSAAG; translated from the coding sequence GTGCCCATCGTTCCCGTCGTACCCGCCCCTTCTTCGGCCCCGTCCGGCTCCAGCGGCAAGCTGAGTGTCCGGGGCGCTCGCGTCCACAACTTGAAGGACGTCGACCTCGACATCCCGCGCGACGCGCTCGTCGTGTTCACGGGTCTCTCGGGCTCGGGCAAGTCGAGCCTCGCGTTCGACACCATCTTCGCCGAGGGACAGCGTCGATACGTCGAATCGCTCAGTGCGTACGCGCGCCAGTTCCTCGGACAGGTGGATCGGCCCGATGTCGACTTCATCGAGGGCCTGAGTCCCGCCGTGTCGATCGACCAGAAGTCGACGAACCGCAACCCTCGCTCGACGGTGGGCACGATCACCGAGATCCACGACTACATGCGTCTGCTGTGGGCTCGCATCGGTGTGCCCCACTGTCCCGACTGCGGCGCCCGCATCCAGCGTCAGACGGTGCAGCAGATCGCCGACCAGCTCATGGAGCTGCCCGAGCGCACGCGGTACCAGATCGTCGCGCCGGTCGTCACGCAGAAGAAGGGCGAGTTCGTCGACCTCTTCAAGGAACTGAGCGCCAAGGGCTACGCGCGCGCCGTCGTCGATGGCGAACTCGTTCAGCTGGCCGAGCCGCCGACACTGAAGAAGAGCTACAAGCACGACATCGCCGTGGTGGTCGACCGGCTCGTGGCATCCGGTGACAACCTCAGTCGTGTGACCGACTCGGTCGAGACGGCGATGGGCCTGGCCGGCGGCATCATGCAGGTCAACTTCGTCGACGAAGAGGGCGACGACGCGTGGCAGTCGTTCTCGGAGAAGCTCGCCTGTCCCAACGGGCACCCGCTGCAACTCACCGAGATCGAGCCGCGCACCTTCTCGTTCAACGCGCCGTTCGGTGCGTGCCCGGTGTGCTCCGGTCTCGGCACGCGCATGTCGGTCGACGTCGACCTCATGCTCGGCGACGAGGAGCTGTCGATTCGCGACGGCGCGATCCTGCCCTGGACGACCCAGGGCAAGGGGCTGTTCCAGTACTACGAGCGCCTGCTCGAAGGCCTCGCGCGCGACCTCGACTTCTCGCTCGACACCCCGTGGAAAGACCTGTCGCACGACGTGCAGCAGGCGGTGCTGCGCGGCGAGAACTACAAGGTCACGGTCAAGTGGAAGAACCGCTACGGGCGCGAGATGCGGTACTCGTCGGGCTTCGAGGGTGTCGTTCCGTACATCGAACGCCAGTACCTGCAGGCCGAGTCCGACGCGCAGCGTCAACGCTGGTCGGAGTACCTGCGCGAGGTGCCGTGCGCCGTGTGCGATGGCGACCGTCTCAAGCCCGAGGTGCTCGCGGTCCTCGTCGACAACACCTCCATCGCCGCGGCCTCGCGGATGAGCCTCGCCGACGCGCGCGAGTTCTTCTCGAAGCTCACCTTGACCGAGCGTGAGGCGACGATCGCCGCGGCCGTGCTGCGCGAGATCCGCGCGCGCCTGGACTTCCTGCTGCAGGTCGGCTTGAACTACCTCAGCCTCGGCCGCGCGGCCGGCACCCTCTCGGGCGGCGAGGCACAGCGCATCCGCCTGGCGACACAGATCGGCTCGGGACTCACGGGCGTGCTGTACGTCCTGGACGAGCCCTCGATCGGTCTGCACCAGCGCGACAATCGCCGTCTCATCCAGACGCTCGAGACGCTGCGCGACCTCGGCAACACGCTCATCGTCGTCGAGCACGACGAAGAGACCATCCACGCGGCCGACTGGGTGGTCGACATCGGCCCTCGTGCCGGCGTCGACGGCGGCAACGTCGTACACTCCGGCCCGCTGGCCGAGCTCCTGGAGGACGAGCGCTCGCTCACGGGCGCCTACCTCTCGGGCCGCCGCGCGATCGAGGCGCCGAAGAAGCGCCGAAAGATCGACAAGAAGCGTCAGGTCACGGTCGTGGGCGCACGCGAGAACAACCTGCAGAACGTCACGGTGGACTTCCCGCTCGGCGTGCTGACGTCGGTGACCGGCGTCAGCGGTTCGGGCAAGTCGACGCTGGTCAACGGCATCCTGTACGAAGTCCTGGCCTCGAAGCTCAACGGCGCGCGCCGCGTGCCGGGCAAGCACACGCGCGTCACAGGCCTCGACAACCTCGACAAGGTGGTGCACGTCGACCAGGCGCCGATCGGCCGCACGCCGCGCTCGAACCCGGCGACCTACACCGGCGTGTTCGATCGCATCCGCAGCCTGTTCGCGGAGACCCCCGAGGCGAAGGTGCGCGGCTACCAGGCCGGGCGCTTCAGCTTCAACGTCAAGGGTGGCCGCTGCGAGGCGTGCTCGGGCGACGGCACGCTGAAGATCGAGATGAACTTCCTGCCCGACGTGTACGTCGACTGCGAGGTCTGCCACGGCAAGCGGTACAACCGCGACACCCTCTCGGTGCATTACAAGGGCAAGAACATCGCCGAGGTGCTCGAGATGCCGATCTCGGAGGCCGCGGACTTCTTCGAGCCGATCCAGGCGATCCACCGCTACCTCAAGACCCTCGTCGACGTCGGCCTCGGCTACGTGCGCCTGGGACAGTCGGCGACCACGCTCTCGGGCGGCGAGGCGCAGCGCGTCAAGCTCGCGACCGAGCTGCAGCGCCGGAGCAACGGCCGCTCGATCTACGTGCTCGACGAGCCCACCACGGGTCTGCACTTCGAGGACGTCTCGCTGCTGCTGAAGGTGCTGAACGGTCTCGTCGACAAGGGGAACACCGTCATCGTCATCGAGCACAACCTCGACGTCATCAAGAGCAGCGACTGGGTCATCGACCTGGGGCCCGAGGGCGGCGCCGGCGGCGGCACGATCGTGGCCACCGGGACGCCCGAACAGGTCGCGAAGGTCGAGGAGAGCCACACCGGCGCGTTCCTCGCGGAGTTGCTCGAGACCGGCCGCACAGGGACGCAGCGCAACGCCGCCGCGCTCGACGCCCGCAGCGCCGAGCCGGAGCTCGTGAGCGCGGCGGGCTGA
- a CDS encoding MarR family winged helix-turn-helix transcriptional regulator, translating into MEDSLKLENQVCFALVTAARNVVSIYRPVLEPLGLTHPQYLVMLALWEESPRSLGALASELAMEPATLSPLVKRLEAQGRVARTRRTDDERVLDIALTEEGAALRTAALEVPAKIMARVGIDERALIALRDGLAPFVGTRE; encoded by the coding sequence GTGGAGGATTCGCTCAAACTCGAGAACCAGGTCTGCTTCGCGCTCGTGACCGCAGCGCGGAACGTCGTGTCGATCTACCGTCCGGTGCTGGAGCCGCTCGGGCTCACGCACCCGCAGTACCTCGTCATGCTCGCGCTCTGGGAAGAGTCGCCACGATCCCTGGGCGCGTTGGCCTCCGAGCTCGCCATGGAGCCCGCGACCCTCTCGCCCCTCGTGAAGCGGCTCGAGGCGCAGGGGAGGGTTGCGCGCACCCGGCGCACCGACGACGAGAGAGTGCTGGACATCGCCCTCACGGAAGAGGGGGCAGCCCTGCGGACCGCGGCGCTCGAGGTGCCGGCGAAGATCATGGCGCGCGTGGGGATCGACGAGAGAGCGCTCATCGCCCTTCGGGACGGCCTGGCCCCGTTCGTCGGAACACGCGAGTGA
- the uvrB gene encoding excinuclease ABC subunit UvrB — MQATRSVRPFEVISEYSPSGDQPQAIAELAARINAGETDVVLLGATGTGKSATTAWLVEQVQRPTLVLAHNKTLAAQLANEFRELMPNNAVEYFVSYYDYYQPEAYVPQTDTFIEKDSSINAEVERLRHSTTNSLLSRRDVVVVSTVSCIYGLGAPEEYLRAMVALQVGERYDRDALIRKFISMQYNRNDVDFSRGNFRVRGDTIEIIPVYEEYAIRIEMFGDEIEALYTLHPLTGDVIEKMDSVPIFPASHYVAGTDTVQRAIGTIEHELEERLKELEAQGKLLEAQRLRMRTTFDLEMLQQLGFCSGIENYSRHMDGRMPGDPPHTLLDFFPDDFLLVIDESHVTVPQIGAMYEGDASRKRTLVEHGFRLPSAMDNRPLRWDEFKERVGQTVYLSATPGRYEMGIADGVVEQIIRPTGLVDPEIVVKPSKGQIDDLLEEIRVRVERDERVLVTTLTKKMAEELTDFLGEHGVRVRYLHSDVDTLRRVELLTELRAGVYDVLVGINLLREGLDLPEVSLVSILDADKEGFLRSGTSLIQTIGRAARNVSGEVHMYADKITDSMRNAIDETERRREKQIAYNTAHGIDPQPLRKKIADITEVLAREATDTRKLLARNDKASKGKSPTPQLRRTGIAAEGADQLESTIADLTQQMLAAAGELKFELAGRLRDEVQDLKKELRAMERAGHA, encoded by the coding sequence ATGCAGGCCACGCGTTCCGTCCGTCCCTTCGAGGTCATCAGCGAATACTCCCCGTCCGGCGATCAGCCGCAGGCGATCGCCGAACTCGCGGCGCGCATCAACGCCGGTGAGACCGACGTCGTGCTGCTGGGGGCGACGGGCACCGGCAAGTCGGCCACCACGGCCTGGCTCGTCGAGCAGGTGCAGCGTCCCACGCTGGTGCTGGCGCACAACAAGACCCTGGCGGCGCAGTTGGCGAACGAGTTCCGTGAGCTCATGCCGAACAACGCGGTGGAGTACTTCGTCTCCTACTACGACTACTACCAGCCCGAGGCCTACGTCCCCCAGACCGATACCTTCATCGAGAAGGACAGTTCGATCAACGCCGAGGTCGAGCGGTTGCGGCACTCGACCACCAACTCGCTGCTGTCCCGGCGCGATGTGGTGGTGGTGTCCACCGTGTCGTGCATCTACGGCCTCGGCGCCCCGGAGGAGTACCTGCGCGCGATGGTGGCCCTGCAGGTCGGCGAACGGTACGACCGCGATGCCCTGATCCGCAAGTTCATCTCCATGCAGTACAACCGCAACGACGTCGATTTCTCGCGGGGCAATTTCCGGGTGCGCGGCGACACGATCGAGATCATCCCGGTGTACGAGGAGTACGCCATCCGCATTGAGATGTTCGGCGACGAGATCGAGGCGCTGTACACCCTGCACCCGCTCACCGGCGACGTCATCGAGAAGATGGACTCGGTGCCGATCTTCCCGGCGTCGCACTACGTCGCCGGTACGGATACGGTGCAGCGCGCCATCGGCACCATCGAGCACGAGCTCGAGGAACGGCTCAAGGAGCTCGAGGCGCAGGGAAAGCTCCTCGAGGCGCAGCGCCTGCGGATGCGCACGACCTTCGACCTCGAGATGTTGCAGCAGCTCGGTTTCTGCTCGGGCATCGAGAACTACTCCCGTCACATGGACGGGCGCATGCCGGGCGACCCGCCGCACACCCTCCTCGACTTCTTCCCCGACGACTTCCTGCTCGTTATCGACGAATCGCATGTCACGGTCCCGCAGATCGGCGCCATGTACGAGGGAGATGCGTCGCGCAAGCGCACCCTCGTCGAGCACGGCTTCCGCCTGCCGAGCGCGATGGACAACCGCCCGCTCCGGTGGGACGAGTTCAAGGAGCGGGTGGGGCAGACGGTCTACCTCTCCGCGACCCCCGGCCGGTACGAGATGGGGATCGCCGACGGTGTCGTCGAGCAGATCATCCGACCGACCGGGCTCGTCGATCCCGAGATCGTCGTGAAGCCGTCCAAGGGCCAGATCGACGATCTGCTCGAAGAGATCCGCGTGCGGGTCGAGCGTGACGAGCGTGTGCTCGTGACGACCCTGACGAAGAAGATGGCCGAGGAGCTGACGGACTTCCTCGGCGAGCACGGCGTGCGCGTGCGGTACCTGCACTCCGACGTCGACACCCTGCGTCGCGTCGAACTGCTGACCGAGTTGCGCGCGGGCGTGTACGACGTGCTCGTCGGCATCAATCTACTGCGTGAGGGACTCGACCTTCCCGAGGTGTCGTTGGTGTCCATTCTGGATGCCGACAAAGAAGGGTTCCTGCGCAGCGGAACCTCGCTCATCCAGACGATCGGTCGCGCGGCGCGCAACGTCTCGGGGGAGGTGCACATGTACGCCGACAAGATCACCGATTCGATGCGCAACGCCATCGACGAGACCGAACGCCGTCGCGAGAAGCAGATCGCGTACAACACCGCTCACGGGATCGACCCGCAGCCGCTGCGGAAGAAGATCGCGGACATCACCGAGGTCCTCGCTCGCGAAGCCACCGACACCCGCAAGCTGCTGGCGCGCAACGACAAGGCGAGCAAGGGCAAGTCACCCACTCCGCAGCTGCGTCGTACCGGGATCGCTGCGGAGGGCGCCGATCAGCTCGAGTCGACGATCGCCGACCTCACGCAGCAGATGCTCGCAGCGGCCGGGGAGCTGAAATTCGAGCTCGCCGGGCGTCTCCGAGACGAGGTGCAGGACTTGAAGAAGGAACTCCGGGCGATGGAGCGGGCCGGGCACGCGTGA
- a CDS encoding diguanylate cyclase domain-containing protein, translating to MNLDVLTLHAAASLVIFVATVMYLLDTLMSKDSSAGRLWASAFLSGTLSAVCYLAWLLLPAAWTAVALGNGAFVAATGFIWLGCVSYNRGALRGPVLVMAMAITIVVVSALAAGPDGGDWAGAVPLFLGNALFAVLGAIETRRGTIVRRWSSGGLTAVLIIEGVWFLGRTGVFVTLGPDSDLFRTAFDTRISALLTISLVLAAVIVTSVLRANESALRGLPDILRLSVDRHGVLLRESFEVALAMICVRAAEMGEGVCVIAIRIDDLRRVSTAFGPDDAEQIARELWASVRRHAPTMALVGERDAAGLVAAFTTTATADVRRAARMLHERVVTDLSALGASVVPVAGVGMALSETHGYDAVALVQHADDAAAQAASTGEQPFGLTGH from the coding sequence ATGAACCTCGACGTACTCACCCTTCACGCCGCGGCATCGCTCGTGATCTTCGTCGCGACCGTCATGTACCTGCTCGACACCCTGATGTCGAAAGACTCCTCGGCTGGTCGGCTCTGGGCCAGCGCCTTTCTGTCGGGGACGCTGTCGGCGGTGTGCTACCTCGCGTGGCTGTTGCTTCCGGCGGCGTGGACGGCGGTCGCGCTGGGTAACGGCGCTTTCGTCGCTGCGACCGGCTTCATCTGGTTGGGCTGCGTGTCCTACAACCGTGGCGCGCTGCGAGGGCCGGTTCTCGTGATGGCCATGGCGATCACGATCGTCGTGGTCTCGGCCCTCGCCGCGGGCCCGGACGGCGGAGATTGGGCCGGAGCGGTCCCGTTGTTCCTCGGCAACGCTTTGTTCGCCGTCCTCGGGGCCATCGAGACCCGCCGGGGAACCATCGTCCGGCGGTGGAGCTCGGGCGGGCTCACGGCCGTGCTGATCATCGAGGGGGTGTGGTTCCTGGGCCGTACCGGCGTCTTCGTCACGCTCGGGCCCGACAGCGACCTCTTCCGCACGGCCTTCGACACCCGCATCTCCGCGCTGCTGACGATCAGCCTCGTGCTCGCCGCCGTGATCGTCACCTCGGTCCTGCGCGCGAACGAATCCGCCCTGCGCGGGCTCCCCGACATCCTGCGGCTGTCGGTCGATCGCCACGGTGTTCTGCTGCGCGAGTCGTTCGAGGTCGCGCTCGCGATGATATGCGTCCGCGCCGCGGAGATGGGCGAGGGCGTCTGCGTCATCGCCATCCGTATCGACGACTTGCGTCGGGTGTCCACGGCATTCGGTCCGGATGACGCGGAGCAGATCGCGCGCGAGCTCTGGGCATCGGTGCGTCGCCATGCGCCCACGATGGCGTTGGTGGGGGAGAGGGATGCCGCGGGCCTCGTCGCCGCGTTCACGACCACGGCGACGGCAGACGTACGCCGAGCCGCTCGAATGCTTCACGAACGGGTCGTGACCGACCTTTCGGCGTTGGGCGCCTCGGTGGTGCCGGTCGCGGGGGTGGGCATGGCGCTCTCGGAGACGCACGGGTACGACGCGGTCGCGCTCGTCCAGCATGCCGACGATGCTGCGGCCCAGGCCGCATCGACGGGGGAGCAGCCCTTCGGCCTGACGGGGCACTGA
- the coaE gene encoding dephospho-CoA kinase, with the protein MPLLALTGGIASGKSTIAALLAQRGAIVVDADAIVRQVQAPGTPVLDGIAGEFGADVLRSDGSLDRARLAARVFGHPERLAALNALVHPAVREESESRFRAAFAADPDAVVVYDVPLLAEARAGDAWDLVVVAHAPAQVRARRLIETRGMTEDDARARIASQAGDDERLALADVVIDTADDLDATRRQVDDLWERVLHAR; encoded by the coding sequence GTGCCTCTTCTCGCGCTCACCGGCGGTATCGCGTCGGGAAAGTCCACCATCGCCGCTCTGCTGGCCCAGCGCGGCGCGATCGTCGTCGACGCGGACGCGATCGTCCGTCAGGTGCAGGCACCGGGAACGCCTGTTCTCGACGGTATCGCCGGGGAGTTCGGTGCGGACGTCCTGCGCTCCGACGGCTCGCTCGATCGCGCGCGGCTAGCCGCTCGCGTGTTCGGGCACCCCGAGCGGCTGGCCGCGTTGAACGCCCTGGTGCATCCCGCGGTGCGTGAGGAATCGGAGTCCCGCTTCCGCGCGGCGTTCGCCGCCGACCCCGACGCCGTCGTCGTGTACGACGTGCCGCTGCTCGCCGAGGCGCGGGCCGGCGATGCGTGGGATCTGGTGGTGGTCGCGCACGCGCCCGCGCAGGTGCGCGCGCGGCGCCTGATCGAGACGCGGGGGATGACGGAAGACGACGCCCGTGCGCGGATCGCCTCACAGGCCGGTGACGACGAACGCCTCGCTCTCGCCGACGTCGTCATCGATACCGCCGACGACCTGGACGCCACTCGCCGGCAGGTCGACGACCTGTGGGAGCGGGTGCTCCACGCACGTTGA
- the uvrC gene encoding excinuclease ABC subunit UvrC, with amino-acid sequence MSHLPYRPKAGEIPTNPGVYRFRDAEGRVLYVGKAKNLRARLSNYFAPLHSLHERTRRMVTTAASVEWTVVPSDVDSLQLEYMWIKEFDPPFNVRYRDDKSYPYMAITLADEAPRVIVTRNHKIRGAKYFGPYPKVWAVHDTIDLMIKVFPIRTCSDSSYKKAMQSGRPCFPGQIGRCGGPCSMKVTIEEHRAMVDDFIAFMSGGDQRFAKQLTARMNEASAAMDYESAALYRDRLQAIDAVLGKSALVLASDTDADLFGIAEDELAATVQHFVVRGGRVRGVRATTIEKEIDISGADLVDQVLQRTYGDADAADIPRQVLVPELPDDAPQLEDWLRERRGRPVTLQVAQRGRKADLLKTATLNAQQALLLHKTRRTSDYVARSQALTDLQEAIGLTEAPLRIECFDISHLSGTNVVASMVVFEDGLPRKDQYRSFGVAETTDDTDSMYQVLTRRLAYLDRPDDDEPETIGGAIIAAPDSAEATADGEVVTARKRPRFAYRPQLLVVDGGQPQVAAAARALADAGHEEIALCGIAKRLEEVWLPGEEYPVILPRTSEALYLLQRLRDEAHRFAIVHQRKRRKRDITSVLAEVPGLGDTRIKALLRHFGSVTALKNATPEEITALPGIGPTLAEAIHTHLSR; translated from the coding sequence ATGTCGCATCTGCCCTACCGCCCGAAGGCCGGCGAGATCCCCACCAACCCCGGGGTGTACCGCTTCCGGGATGCCGAGGGGCGGGTGCTGTACGTCGGAAAGGCCAAGAACCTCCGCGCGCGCCTGTCGAACTACTTCGCCCCGCTGCACTCTCTGCACGAGCGCACGCGGCGCATGGTGACGACCGCGGCGAGCGTGGAGTGGACGGTCGTGCCCAGCGACGTCGACTCGCTGCAGCTGGAGTACATGTGGATCAAGGAGTTCGATCCGCCCTTCAACGTGCGCTACCGCGACGACAAGTCGTACCCGTACATGGCGATCACGCTGGCCGACGAGGCGCCTCGCGTCATCGTCACGCGCAACCACAAGATCCGCGGGGCGAAGTACTTCGGGCCGTACCCGAAGGTGTGGGCGGTGCACGACACGATCGACCTGATGATCAAGGTCTTCCCCATCCGCACCTGTAGCGACTCGTCGTACAAGAAGGCCATGCAGTCGGGCCGGCCCTGCTTCCCCGGGCAGATCGGACGCTGCGGGGGGCCGTGCTCGATGAAGGTGACGATCGAAGAGCACCGCGCGATGGTCGATGACTTCATCGCCTTCATGTCGGGCGGCGACCAGCGCTTCGCGAAGCAGCTCACCGCACGGATGAACGAGGCGTCGGCGGCGATGGACTACGAGTCGGCCGCGCTCTACCGCGACCGTCTGCAGGCCATCGACGCCGTCCTCGGAAAGAGTGCTCTGGTGCTCGCCTCGGACACGGATGCCGACCTGTTCGGCATCGCGGAGGACGAGCTGGCCGCGACCGTGCAGCACTTCGTCGTGCGTGGCGGGCGCGTGCGCGGTGTGCGCGCCACGACGATCGAGAAAGAGATCGACATCTCCGGCGCCGACCTCGTCGACCAGGTGCTGCAGCGCACCTATGGCGACGCGGATGCCGCCGACATCCCGCGTCAGGTGCTCGTTCCCGAGCTCCCCGACGACGCTCCCCAGCTCGAAGACTGGTTGCGCGAGCGCCGCGGGCGACCGGTCACCCTCCAGGTGGCGCAGCGCGGACGCAAGGCCGACCTGCTCAAGACCGCGACGCTCAACGCGCAGCAAGCGCTCCTGCTGCACAAGACCCGGCGCACGAGCGACTACGTCGCGCGGTCGCAGGCCCTCACCGACCTGCAGGAGGCGATCGGGCTGACCGAGGCGCCGCTGCGCATCGAGTGCTTCGACATCTCGCACCTCTCGGGCACGAACGTCGTGGCATCCATGGTCGTGTTCGAAGACGGCCTGCCGCGCAAGGACCAGTACCGCTCGTTCGGGGTCGCCGAGACGACGGATGACACCGACTCGATGTATCAGGTGCTCACCCGGCGCCTCGCCTACCTCGATCGACCGGACGACGACGAGCCCGAGACGATCGGCGGGGCGATCATCGCGGCCCCCGACTCGGCCGAGGCCACCGCCGACGGGGAGGTCGTGACCGCGCGCAAGCGTCCGCGTTTCGCGTACCGCCCGCAGCTGCTCGTCGTCGACGGCGGTCAGCCCCAGGTCGCCGCGGCCGCCCGGGCCCTCGCCGATGCCGGGCACGAGGAGATCGCCCTGTGCGGGATCGCCAAGCGTCTCGAAGAGGTGTGGCTGCCGGGGGAGGAGTACCCCGTGATCCTGCCGCGGACCTCCGAGGCGTTGTACCTGCTGCAGCGGCTGCGTGACGAGGCGCACCGGTTCGCGATCGTGCACCAGCGCAAACGTCGCAAACGCGACATCACGAGCGTGCTCGCGGAGGTTCCGGGCCTCGGCGACACCCGCATCAAGGCGCTGCTGCGGCACTTCGGGTCGGTGACCGCGCTGAAGAACGCCACGCCCGAGGAGATCACCGCGCTCCCCGGCATCGGACCGACCCTCGCCGAGGCCATCCACACGCATCTGTCTCGGTAG